The Allocatelliglobosispora scoriae genome contains a region encoding:
- a CDS encoding polysaccharide deacetylase family protein, producing MALGKGTRSLLAAAAIAAAILGSGHVMGRLTAPDPEKKVAAPTQSPGNDSPGSGPGRTVTRPNLSQVARISPITGPNRPPLPAERGGPFGSRKSTGFADVALTFDDGPDPDWTPKVLELLRKYQIKATFCVIGVNVDEFPQVLRQIVAEGHTLCNHSYNHDIGLGMLSAESIRANLVRTNNAIQRAAPGTRVSYYRQPGGAWTPTVVAVAKQLGMSSLHWRVDPQDWRKPGSTYISSYIAADVTAGAIVLMHDGGGDRRGTVDALRSLLPNLVSRFILSALPPGVDPPRLFGIDRPLHPGQE from the coding sequence ATGGCACTTGGTAAAGGCACTCGCTCGCTGTTGGCGGCAGCGGCGATCGCGGCGGCGATCCTCGGCAGCGGTCACGTGATGGGCCGGCTGACCGCGCCGGATCCGGAGAAGAAGGTCGCTGCTCCAACGCAGTCACCCGGCAACGACTCGCCGGGATCCGGCCCCGGCCGCACGGTCACGCGGCCCAACCTTTCGCAGGTCGCCCGGATCAGCCCGATCACCGGCCCCAACCGGCCACCGCTCCCGGCGGAGCGCGGTGGCCCGTTCGGCAGCCGGAAGTCGACCGGCTTCGCCGATGTGGCGCTCACCTTCGACGACGGCCCCGATCCGGACTGGACGCCGAAGGTCCTGGAGCTGCTGCGGAAATACCAGATCAAGGCGACCTTCTGCGTCATCGGCGTCAACGTCGACGAGTTCCCGCAGGTTCTGCGCCAGATCGTGGCGGAGGGCCACACGCTCTGCAACCACTCCTACAACCACGACATCGGGCTCGGCATGCTCAGCGCGGAGTCGATCCGGGCCAACCTGGTGCGTACCAACAACGCGATCCAGCGCGCCGCACCGGGGACCCGGGTCTCCTACTACCGCCAGCCCGGCGGGGCCTGGACGCCGACGGTCGTCGCGGTCGCCAAGCAGTTGGGGATGAGTTCACTGCACTGGCGGGTCGATCCGCAGGACTGGCGCAAGCCCGGCTCGACCTATATCTCCAGCTACATCGCGGCCGATGTGACGGCGGGGGCGATCGTGCTGATGCACGACGGCGGCGGTGACCGCCGGGGCACGGTCGACGCGCTCCGCTCGCTGCTGCCCAACCTCGTCTCGCGCTTCATCCTCAGCGCCCTGCCCCCGGGCGTCGACCCGCCGCGGCTCTTCGGCATCGACCGCCCCCTCCACCCCGGCCAGGAGTAG
- a CDS encoding AAA family ATPase has product MRPAPSVLGREEERDRARERLRSGGGVLFCGPGGIGKSTLMESLAAEAAEAGELVLRTCPNAAEAGLPYLALIDLFGAVLPEISAGLPDHLRTALESALLHAAPPPGTATDQLAIRVAVVEMLRGLAAVRPVLLVLDDAHWIDPPSAEVLAFAARRLAGTRVRVLAAERMDEHGTPRHAQLSPTPVAEIMLSALPAPLLKELVHRRMPETPTGSTLDRICAASGGNPLYALELARTLAHAGPADRPDDPLPVPERLRHLLADRLSALPPVAGPVLLLVAASARPGRELLPENDPGLTAALHAGILLAEADGSLRFSHPLLAELVYGDAAPRARRAAHTRLATLVDDPVERSRHRALATTRPDAGLADELVAAAGLARSRGAPAIAAALCRLAAARTPDPTLAARRLLEAAEHAWAAGLHEQARATCAAVLRRSDPAARVGARMLLVDLSSGPLSSIHSLLDAAADDAQGDVLLMARAHCMRADVTFRAIGVVGAMDEVREAERLARLAGDDDVLIEVLAQRVQIEIQDDTGGELPALAEALELAERRPLSGASAWIRQGHAVVQMRRGETAAAVETVRRLVADVERAGRTRDLARVLYTASSAYNRAGRCRDSAEAGRLCALLWNEVGLPPTGSLAMRGSAELNAGTVEAAVETLEAAVAMGESSKDPEWEAYSLIFLGRAELLRRNSAAAARHLGRGREMLHELGYFDPTMILLHADLAEALAMEGDVEAAREVINEAHSAVQRQHRHVILLGLDRVSALIDGFVDDPRLAADRLREAMSVEHAYPLELARCALTLATLERRARRRAAARSALAEAIRRYADAGCTPYLRHAQEELTRLDAADSGVSDLDRRLVELVRDGATNRAIAGALHLSVKAVEANLTRLYRRFGVTSRAELARATSTLDA; this is encoded by the coding sequence ATGAGGCCTGCACCTTCCGTCCTGGGACGCGAGGAGGAGCGAGACCGTGCTCGGGAGCGCCTGCGCTCCGGTGGCGGCGTGCTCTTCTGCGGTCCCGGCGGCATCGGCAAGTCGACCCTGATGGAGTCGCTCGCCGCCGAGGCTGCCGAGGCCGGTGAGCTCGTGCTGCGCACGTGCCCCAACGCGGCCGAGGCCGGTCTGCCCTATCTCGCCCTCATCGACCTCTTCGGCGCGGTGCTGCCGGAGATCTCGGCCGGCCTCCCCGACCACCTGCGCACCGCGCTGGAGAGCGCGCTGCTGCACGCCGCGCCACCGCCCGGCACCGCCACCGACCAGCTCGCGATCCGGGTCGCCGTGGTCGAGATGCTGCGCGGGCTCGCCGCCGTGCGCCCCGTCCTGCTCGTGCTCGACGACGCCCACTGGATCGACCCGCCGAGCGCCGAGGTGCTCGCCTTCGCCGCCCGCCGCCTCGCCGGGACCCGGGTCCGGGTCCTCGCCGCCGAGCGGATGGACGAGCACGGCACGCCACGGCATGCTCAGCTCAGCCCGACGCCGGTCGCGGAGATCATGCTCTCGGCGCTGCCCGCCCCGCTCCTCAAGGAGCTGGTGCACCGCCGGATGCCGGAGACGCCGACCGGCTCGACGCTCGACCGGATCTGCGCGGCGAGCGGCGGCAACCCGCTCTACGCGCTGGAGCTGGCCCGCACGCTCGCCCATGCCGGGCCCGCCGACCGGCCCGACGACCCCCTCCCCGTCCCCGAGCGGCTGCGGCACCTGCTCGCCGACCGGCTCAGCGCCCTGCCCCCGGTGGCGGGTCCGGTGCTGCTGCTCGTCGCGGCCTCCGCCCGCCCCGGTCGCGAGCTCCTGCCGGAGAACGACCCCGGCCTCACCGCCGCCCTGCACGCGGGCATCCTGCTCGCCGAGGCCGACGGTTCGCTGCGCTTCAGCCACCCGCTCCTGGCCGAGCTGGTCTACGGCGACGCGGCACCGAGGGCTCGGCGAGCTGCGCATACGCGGCTCGCCACGCTCGTGGACGACCCGGTCGAGCGCTCCCGGCACCGGGCGCTCGCGACCACCCGCCCGGACGCGGGCCTCGCCGACGAGCTCGTCGCCGCCGCCGGGCTCGCCCGCAGCCGGGGCGCCCCCGCCATCGCGGCCGCCCTGTGCCGGTTGGCGGCGGCAAGGACACCGGACCCGACGCTCGCCGCGCGGCGGCTGCTGGAGGCGGCCGAGCACGCCTGGGCGGCCGGACTGCACGAGCAGGCCCGCGCGACCTGTGCAGCCGTGCTGCGGCGCAGCGACCCCGCCGCCCGGGTCGGTGCCAGGATGCTCCTCGTCGACCTCTCCTCGGGCCCGCTCAGCTCGATCCACTCCCTGCTCGACGCGGCCGCCGACGACGCGCAGGGCGATGTCCTGCTGATGGCCCGGGCGCACTGCATGCGCGCCGATGTCACGTTCCGGGCGATCGGCGTCGTCGGCGCGATGGACGAGGTGCGGGAGGCCGAGCGGCTGGCCCGGCTCGCGGGCGACGACGACGTGCTCATCGAGGTGCTCGCGCAGCGGGTCCAGATCGAGATCCAGGACGACACCGGCGGCGAGCTGCCCGCCCTCGCGGAGGCCCTGGAGCTGGCCGAACGCCGTCCGCTCAGCGGCGCGTCGGCGTGGATCCGGCAGGGCCACGCCGTGGTGCAGATGCGCCGGGGCGAGACGGCGGCAGCGGTCGAGACGGTCCGCCGGCTCGTCGCCGATGTGGAGCGCGCCGGACGCACCCGTGACCTGGCCCGGGTGCTCTACACGGCGAGCTCCGCATACAACCGGGCGGGCCGCTGCCGGGACTCGGCCGAGGCCGGTCGGCTCTGCGCGCTGCTCTGGAACGAGGTGGGGCTGCCACCCACCGGCAGCCTCGCCATGCGCGGCTCGGCGGAGCTCAACGCGGGCACGGTGGAGGCGGCCGTCGAGACGCTCGAAGCCGCCGTCGCGATGGGCGAGTCCTCCAAGGACCCCGAGTGGGAGGCCTACTCACTGATCTTCCTCGGCCGCGCCGAGCTGCTGCGCCGCAACTCCGCCGCCGCCGCCCGGCACCTCGGCCGGGGCCGGGAGATGCTGCACGAGCTGGGCTACTTCGACCCGACGATGATCCTGCTCCACGCCGACCTCGCCGAGGCGCTGGCGATGGAGGGCGACGTCGAGGCGGCTCGCGAGGTGATCAACGAGGCGCACTCCGCGGTGCAGCGCCAGCACCGGCACGTCATCCTGCTCGGGCTCGACCGGGTGTCGGCCCTGATCGACGGGTTCGTCGACGATCCCCGGCTCGCCGCCGACCGGCTGCGGGAGGCGATGAGCGTGGAGCACGCGTACCCCCTGGAGCTCGCGAGGTGCGCGCTCACCCTGGCCACGCTGGAGCGACGGGCCCGGCGGCGGGCGGCGGCCAGGTCCGCGCTCGCCGAGGCGATCCGGCGGTACGCCGACGCCGGCTGCACGCCCTACCTCCGCCACGCGCAGGAGGAGCTGACGAGGCTGGACGCCGCCGACAGCGGAGTCAGCGATCTGGACCGCCGCCTGGTGGAGCTGGTCCGCGACGGTGCCACCAACCGGGCGATAGCCGGTGCCCTGCACCTGTCGGTGAAGGCGGTCGAGGCCAACCTGACCAGGCTCTACCGCCGATTCGGCGTGACGAGCCGAGCCGAACTCGCCCGCGCCACCAGCACCCTCGACGCGTGA
- a CDS encoding DUF11 domain-containing protein, whose product MIHRRRVLAAVSALTAAFTSLLAGVPAVAAERAFTLRYSHNAWGNVEQAGNTLMTCPPGPACDAAHTGTANNNGFAMQWVDVDGDPSTFNSSSARIQVPPGAEIDWVGLYWGGDTGTPNSSGRAGCVDLTSTGKVTLPPDRTKANIARVKVGTAAYVDVTADSFDLVPSSIGGDGFQGFAEITELFAPYEAPAALTSVDITVADVQLARGLNCGGGWSAVLSYEYPVGPDPLVSPNPTYAPDYRNISIFDGFTLINGTTSRSVTLSGFETASTGPVDAWVGVVGYEGDRSTTGDKLLLNDVAIATNAGSANNFFDSAIRGKTYAVPSATLPGVGQVDPVFENNLGVDAEAVPVPAAIVPNSATSVKATFTTNGDTYYPGAFIFTARIVPRHNFVKSVQRADGSDGEFDPVGSGEKLTMTLTLKAIGDQPLSGAVVTDPVPAGFTPVPNSSTVDGAPQTDAGDGDKATLTGKNYRWTLGDVPDGNTVIIKFQVIVNPTAPTGEPIVNRADLAYQIGGNTFTGQSRTEVTPGPVDVAIAKTAAPVVVHVNGETTFTLTVTNTGKGTATGIVVTDKLPAGLSPLENTPSQGTYAKATGVWTVGTLAEGATATLTMQARVDALGGTGNTARITATDQTDADPGNDTATASVTGINAALVTDLTITETDPAPPQQQGDTITITLDPGNNGPTDATDVRVVDTPPAGWVPVSATGAGWTCTVKPKQLECLTQRIPAGQQGEPITITLRIPADAPAGTAVNRAVVSSGVDESDPDNNTAAGSFTLPELPPPPPSPSGSAGPDMPDTGQPNVPLIALGGAAALVAGALLITVTAIRLPGRSR is encoded by the coding sequence GTGATCCATCGCCGTCGAGTTCTGGCCGCCGTGTCCGCGCTGACCGCCGCATTCACCTCTCTGCTGGCGGGGGTGCCCGCGGTGGCGGCCGAGCGGGCTTTCACGCTGCGATACAGCCACAACGCCTGGGGCAATGTGGAGCAGGCGGGCAACACGCTGATGACCTGCCCGCCGGGGCCGGCCTGCGACGCAGCGCATACCGGGACGGCCAACAACAACGGCTTCGCGATGCAGTGGGTCGATGTGGACGGCGATCCGTCGACCTTCAACTCCAGTTCGGCTCGGATCCAGGTGCCGCCGGGCGCCGAGATCGACTGGGTGGGGCTCTACTGGGGCGGCGACACCGGGACGCCCAACTCCTCCGGCCGGGCGGGCTGCGTGGACCTCACCTCCACCGGCAAGGTCACCCTGCCGCCAGATCGCACCAAGGCCAACATCGCCCGGGTGAAGGTCGGGACCGCCGCCTATGTCGACGTGACGGCCGACAGCTTCGATCTGGTGCCGAGCAGCATCGGCGGCGACGGTTTCCAGGGGTTCGCCGAGATCACCGAGCTGTTCGCGCCCTATGAGGCACCGGCGGCGCTGACCTCCGTCGACATCACCGTCGCCGATGTGCAGCTCGCGCGGGGGCTCAACTGCGGCGGCGGATGGTCGGCCGTCCTCTCCTACGAATACCCGGTCGGCCCGGATCCGCTGGTGTCGCCGAACCCGACCTACGCGCCGGACTACCGGAACATCTCGATCTTCGACGGTTTCACGCTGATCAACGGGACCACCTCGCGGTCGGTCACGCTGAGCGGCTTCGAGACCGCCTCGACGGGCCCGGTCGACGCCTGGGTGGGTGTCGTCGGCTACGAGGGCGACCGCTCCACCACCGGCGACAAGCTCCTGCTCAACGATGTGGCGATCGCCACGAACGCGGGCAGCGCCAACAACTTCTTCGACTCGGCGATCCGCGGCAAGACCTACGCCGTCCCCAGCGCCACCCTGCCCGGCGTCGGCCAGGTGGACCCGGTCTTCGAGAACAACCTGGGCGTGGACGCGGAGGCCGTGCCGGTCCCGGCGGCGATCGTGCCCAACAGCGCGACCTCGGTGAAGGCCACCTTCACCACCAACGGCGACACCTACTACCCCGGCGCCTTCATCTTCACGGCGCGGATCGTGCCGCGGCACAACTTCGTCAAGTCGGTGCAGCGGGCCGACGGGTCCGACGGCGAGTTCGACCCGGTCGGCTCGGGCGAGAAGCTGACCATGACGCTCACGCTCAAGGCGATCGGCGATCAACCCCTCAGCGGTGCGGTCGTGACCGATCCCGTCCCCGCCGGGTTCACCCCCGTGCCCAACTCGTCGACCGTCGACGGGGCACCGCAGACCGACGCGGGTGACGGCGACAAGGCCACCCTCACCGGCAAGAACTACCGCTGGACGCTGGGCGATGTGCCCGACGGCAACACCGTGATCATCAAGTTCCAGGTCATCGTGAACCCGACCGCCCCGACCGGCGAGCCGATCGTCAACCGGGCCGACCTCGCCTATCAGATCGGCGGCAACACCTTCACCGGCCAATCCCGGACGGAGGTGACGCCCGGCCCCGTCGACGTGGCGATCGCCAAGACCGCAGCACCCGTCGTCGTGCACGTCAACGGCGAGACGACCTTCACGCTGACGGTCACCAACACCGGCAAGGGCACCGCGACCGGCATCGTCGTCACCGACAAGCTGCCGGCCGGGCTCTCCCCGCTGGAGAACACACCCAGCCAGGGCACCTATGCCAAGGCGACCGGCGTGTGGACCGTCGGCACGCTCGCCGAGGGTGCGACCGCGACGCTGACGATGCAGGCCCGCGTCGACGCGCTCGGCGGGACCGGCAACACCGCGCGGATCACCGCGACCGACCAGACCGACGCCGATCCCGGCAACGACACGGCGACGGCGAGCGTGACCGGGATCAACGCCGCGCTCGTCACCGACCTGACGATCACGGAGACCGATCCGGCGCCGCCGCAGCAGCAGGGCGACACGATCACCATCACCCTCGACCCGGGCAACAACGGCCCCACCGACGCGACCGATGTCCGGGTGGTCGACACTCCCCCGGCGGGTTGGGTGCCGGTCTCGGCGACCGGTGCCGGCTGGACCTGCACGGTCAAACCCAAGCAGCTCGAGTGCCTGACCCAGCGAATCCCGGCCGGCCAGCAGGGCGAGCCGATCACGATCACGCTGCGGATCCCGGCCGACGCACCGGCGGGCACGGCCGTCAACCGCGCGGTCGTGAGCAGCGGTGTCGACGAGTCCGATCCGGACAACAACACGGCCGCGGGCAGCTTCACCCTGCCGGAGCTCCCACCGCCGCCGCCCTCGCCGTCGGGCTCGGCCGGCCCGGACATGCCCGACACCGGGCAGCCGAATGTGCCGCTCATCGCTCTCGGCGGTGCCGCCGCCCTCGTCGCGGGTGCGCTGCTCATCACGGTGACGGCGATCCGGCTACCGGGCAGGAGCCGCTGA
- a CDS encoding MBL fold metallo-hydrolase codes for MRLIKYTHACVRVEHEGRHLVIDPGVWAEPAALQGVSDVLVTHEHFDHVNADTLAAAIKLNPVLKVYTHQSVAEQLAVLGDAIVAVAPGETFTAAGFTVRVVGGEHAEIYDGLPGCANIGFIIDENVYHPGDSFFVPQGQVQTLLVPASAPWLKLSEALDFARAVKPARAIPIHDAMLSQLGLDNFDRWMGMKADTEYSRVPIGGSIEI; via the coding sequence GTGCGATTGATCAAATACACCCACGCCTGCGTACGCGTCGAGCACGAGGGACGCCATCTCGTCATCGATCCCGGCGTCTGGGCGGAGCCCGCAGCGCTGCAGGGGGTGAGCGACGTGCTCGTCACCCACGAGCACTTCGATCACGTCAACGCCGACACCCTCGCCGCCGCGATCAAGCTCAACCCGGTGCTGAAGGTCTACACCCATCAATCGGTCGCCGAGCAGCTCGCCGTGCTCGGGGATGCCATCGTCGCGGTGGCGCCCGGCGAGACCTTCACCGCGGCCGGATTCACCGTCCGGGTCGTCGGCGGCGAGCACGCCGAGATCTACGACGGGCTGCCCGGCTGCGCCAACATCGGGTTCATCATCGACGAGAACGTCTACCACCCCGGCGATTCGTTCTTCGTCCCGCAGGGGCAGGTGCAGACTCTGCTCGTACCCGCGAGTGCCCCTTGGTTGAAGCTCTCGGAGGCGCTGGACTTCGCGCGCGCGGTGAAGCCGGCGCGCGCGATCCCGATCCATGACGCGATGCTCAGCCAGCTCGGTCTGGACAATTTCGACCGCTGGATGGGGATGAAGGCCGACACCGAATACTCCCGGGTGCCGATCGGCGGATCCATCGAGATCTGA
- a CDS encoding glycoside hydrolase family 18 protein, translating into MFRSLLAVAATATVFAATPAMAAPAATQNSANQAPQKVISAYFADWDVYGRGYFVKDIPVDKLNVIQYAFGVPTFDAATETPGCSVLDPWADFQQVYWDGTNSVDGLGDNYPDQKLYGNFNQLKKLKAANPNLRVEISLGGWTKSTWFAEVARTDVRRKAFVKSCIDTFIRGNLPTGGWPENAGGLGVAEGVFDGIDLDWEYPTQKADGNINYGPEDRHNATLLAKEFRRQLDQIGAEKGKHYLLTAALPAAKSSTKYFELADFVKQLDWANIMTYDYNVPGGTKAAPNTLFSWDPRDAGASDPTWNTLGTVGYYLLQGVPAKKIVVGVPFYGNQYIRSDAGLYGPFNNAGLNADSIQWDQKPQPSYHDLVDVAGILGSDGKGKLGYTKSWNVLAGEPWLFNPAAPHQLDGGPLTTATTIVYSDPKSIAERTTLIKLLGLRGAMVWEISQDSNDHALITALGPVLH; encoded by the coding sequence ATGTTCCGTTCTCTGCTCGCCGTGGCCGCCACAGCCACCGTGTTCGCGGCGACACCGGCTATGGCCGCGCCCGCTGCTACGCAGAACTCGGCCAACCAGGCGCCGCAGAAGGTCATCTCGGCCTACTTCGCCGACTGGGACGTCTACGGACGGGGTTACTTCGTCAAGGACATCCCCGTCGACAAGCTCAACGTCATCCAGTACGCCTTCGGCGTACCCACCTTCGATGCCGCGACCGAGACGCCCGGTTGCAGCGTGCTCGACCCGTGGGCTGATTTTCAGCAGGTCTACTGGGACGGCACCAACTCGGTGGACGGGCTCGGGGACAACTACCCGGACCAGAAGCTCTACGGCAACTTCAACCAGCTCAAGAAGTTGAAGGCGGCCAACCCCAACCTCCGCGTGGAGATCTCGCTCGGCGGCTGGACCAAGTCCACCTGGTTCGCCGAGGTGGCGAGGACCGACGTGCGCCGCAAGGCGTTCGTGAAGTCCTGCATCGACACCTTCATCCGGGGCAACCTCCCGACGGGCGGCTGGCCGGAGAACGCGGGTGGCCTCGGCGTCGCCGAGGGTGTCTTCGACGGCATCGACCTGGACTGGGAGTACCCGACCCAGAAGGCCGACGGCAACATCAACTACGGTCCCGAGGACCGGCACAACGCCACGCTGCTGGCGAAGGAGTTCCGTAGGCAGCTGGACCAGATCGGCGCGGAGAAGGGCAAGCACTACCTGCTCACCGCGGCGCTGCCGGCGGCGAAGAGCTCCACGAAGTACTTCGAGCTCGCGGACTTCGTGAAGCAGCTCGACTGGGCCAACATCATGACCTACGACTACAACGTGCCCGGCGGCACGAAGGCCGCGCCGAACACGCTGTTCTCGTGGGACCCGCGCGACGCGGGTGCGAGTGACCCGACCTGGAACACGCTCGGCACGGTCGGCTATTACCTGCTTCAGGGCGTACCCGCCAAGAAGATCGTCGTCGGGGTGCCGTTCTACGGCAACCAGTACATCCGCTCCGACGCGGGCCTCTACGGGCCGTTCAACAACGCGGGCCTCAACGCGGACTCGATCCAGTGGGATCAGAAGCCGCAGCCGTCCTATCACGACCTGGTCGATGTGGCCGGGATCCTGGGCTCGGACGGCAAGGGCAAGCTCGGCTACACGAAGAGCTGGAACGTCCTCGCCGGTGAGCCGTGGCTCTTCAACCCGGCCGCGCCGCACCAGCTCGACGGTGGCCCGCTCACCACGGCCACCACCATCGTCTACTCCGACCCGAAGTCGATCGCTGAGCGCACCACGCTCATCAAGCTGCTCGGGCTGCGTGGCGCGATGGTGTGGGAGATCAGCCAGGACTCCAACGACCACGCGCTGATCACCGCGCTGGGCCCGGTCCTGCACTGA
- a CDS encoding alpha/beta fold hydrolase, with translation MSDNARPAPTRRLHMKRIIQLTAMLGALALSACGGNPAPEPSFDAAAQARTAKLASANADCAGPDREKTLITLETPDHELTVGYPIGQGDTAVILLHEAEAGLCQWVPYAQDLATQNIRSLPIDIGDSTSWRYAVAAATYLRNTGAKKLIIIGASRGGTMALQAASQIQPPVDGVVTLSAPATYSGVDGRAAAKTLTMPVLIAAGIREGGFTEDAKTLYDLCPSSHKTLRLPGTSVHGVELLFHLKEVLPIFLNSQAATLPAVQ, from the coding sequence ATGAGCGACAACGCTCGGCCCGCCCCGACGCGTCGACTCCATATGAAGCGGATCATCCAGCTCACCGCGATGCTCGGCGCCCTCGCGCTCTCCGCCTGCGGCGGCAACCCGGCCCCGGAGCCGTCCTTCGACGCCGCAGCCCAGGCCCGCACGGCCAAGCTAGCCTCCGCCAACGCCGATTGCGCCGGTCCCGACCGCGAGAAGACCCTCATCACCCTCGAAACCCCCGACCACGAGCTCACGGTCGGTTACCCCATCGGCCAGGGCGACACTGCGGTCATCCTCCTCCACGAGGCCGAGGCAGGACTCTGCCAATGGGTCCCCTACGCCCAGGACCTGGCCACCCAGAACATCCGGTCCCTCCCCATCGACATCGGCGACAGCACCTCCTGGCGTTACGCCGTGGCCGCCGCCACCTACCTCAGAAACACCGGCGCCAAGAAGCTGATTATCATCGGCGCCTCCCGCGGCGGAACGATGGCCCTCCAGGCAGCCAGCCAGATCCAACCCCCGGTGGACGGCGTGGTGACCCTCTCCGCCCCGGCAACCTACTCAGGCGTTGACGGCAGGGCAGCAGCAAAAACGCTCACGATGCCAGTCCTCATAGCAGCAGGCATCCGCGAGGGCGGATTCACCGAGGACGCCAAAACCCTCTACGACCTGTGCCCGTCCAGCCACAAGACACTAAGGCTGCCCGGCACCTCGGTCCACGGCGTAGAGCTCCTCTTCCACCTCAAAGAGGTCCTACCGATCTTCCTCAACAGTCAAGCCGCCACCCTCCCCGCCGTGCAGTAA
- a CDS encoding glutathione peroxidase, with protein sequence MTVFDVQINALGGGPANLDAYRGSVVLIVNVASQCGLTPQYAGLQELADTYAERGLVVLGVPCNQFGMQEPGTDAEIAEFCSVNYGVTFPITEKVDVNGPGRHPLYDLLVGTADVTGHSGDIRWNFEKFLIGRDGEVITRFNPAVTPADPMITEAIEKALA encoded by the coding sequence GTGACAGTCTTCGACGTGCAGATCAACGCCCTCGGTGGCGGACCGGCCAACCTCGACGCCTACCGCGGCAGCGTGGTGCTGATCGTCAACGTGGCCTCCCAGTGCGGCCTCACCCCGCAGTACGCGGGCCTGCAGGAGCTCGCCGACACCTACGCCGAGCGTGGCCTCGTCGTGCTCGGCGTGCCGTGCAACCAGTTCGGCATGCAGGAGCCCGGCACCGACGCCGAGATCGCCGAGTTCTGCTCGGTGAACTACGGCGTGACCTTCCCGATCACCGAGAAGGTCGACGTCAACGGCCCCGGCCGACACCCGCTCTACGACCTGCTCGTCGGCACCGCCGACGTGACCGGCCACAGCGGCGACATCCGGTGGAACTTCGAGAAGTTCCTCATCGGACGCGACGGCGAGGTCATCACCAGGTTCAACCCGGCGGTCACCCCGGCCGACCCGATGATCACCGAGGCGATCGAGAAGGCCCTCGCCTAG
- a CDS encoding YncE family protein has translation MVRAGLVSFAVACAVLAGCARQPASITAAEAVPPAASAQPVPVALYPGMPAYVSATNVYAAAGAGMLRADVASDRELVYVPNTNSDEVFVIDPVTYKIVARFPGGDEPQHVVPAYDMRTLFVTGSRIPGGTILPIDPRTGKARKVIPVEDVYNLYFTPDGRYAIVVAEAYQRLDYYDPVTWKRVKSFHYPECEGINHMDYTVDGKTMLFSCEFANRMLAIDAVTGKKLRQFDLDPSINGMPQDTRLTPDGTSFLVADMHADGVYVFDGTATRRTGFIKTGRGTHGIYFSRDASVAYVSNRGEGSITVLDLATRKPRTKWWIPGGGSPDMGGVSADGKTLWLTGRYHGEVYAISTETGKLLARIPVGDGPHGLTIWPQPGRYSLGHTSNIR, from the coding sequence ATGGTCAGAGCTGGTCTGGTGTCGTTCGCCGTCGCCTGCGCGGTGCTCGCCGGGTGCGCCCGGCAGCCCGCGTCGATCACGGCGGCCGAGGCCGTGCCTCCTGCTGCCTCCGCGCAGCCCGTGCCGGTGGCGCTCTATCCGGGTATGCCGGCCTACGTCTCCGCGACCAACGTCTACGCGGCTGCCGGGGCCGGCATGCTGCGTGCCGACGTGGCGAGCGACCGGGAACTCGTCTACGTGCCCAACACCAACAGCGACGAGGTCTTCGTCATCGATCCGGTGACCTACAAGATCGTCGCGAGGTTCCCGGGCGGGGACGAGCCGCAGCACGTGGTGCCCGCCTACGACATGCGCACGCTCTTCGTCACCGGCAGCCGGATCCCGGGCGGCACGATCCTGCCGATCGACCCGCGTACGGGCAAGGCGCGCAAGGTGATCCCCGTCGAGGACGTCTACAACCTCTACTTCACCCCCGACGGCCGCTATGCCATCGTCGTGGCCGAGGCCTACCAGCGGCTCGACTACTACGACCCGGTGACGTGGAAGCGGGTCAAGTCCTTCCACTATCCCGAGTGCGAGGGCATCAACCACATGGACTACACGGTCGACGGCAAGACGATGCTGTTCAGCTGCGAGTTCGCCAACCGGATGCTCGCGATCGACGCGGTGACCGGCAAGAAGCTGCGCCAGTTCGACCTGGATCCGTCGATCAACGGGATGCCCCAGGACACCCGGCTCACCCCGGACGGCACGTCGTTCCTCGTCGCCGACATGCACGCCGACGGGGTCTACGTCTTCGACGGCACGGCGACGAGGCGTACCGGCTTCATCAAGACCGGCCGGGGTACGCACGGCATCTACTTCAGCCGGGACGCCTCGGTCGCCTACGTCTCCAACCGGGGCGAGGGCAGCATCACCGTGCTGGACCTGGCGACCCGCAAGCCCCGGACCAAGTGGTGGATCCCGGGCGGCGGCAGCCCGGACATGGGCGGCGTCTCCGCCGACGGCAAGACCCTGTGGCTGACCGGGCGCTACCACGGCGAGGTCTACGCGATCAGCACGGAGACCGGCAAGCTGCTGGCCCGGATCCCGGTCGGCGACGGGCCGCACGGCCTGACGATCTGGCCCCAGCCCGGCCGCTACTCCCTGGGCCACACGAGCAACATCCGCTAA